A single region of the Actinoplanes sp. SE50/110 genome encodes:
- a CDS encoding glycosyltransferase, with translation MVFVSVVLSAFAVVTLWWTMHAWRTPETLAATRFAPPDGEQHLTFSLLVPARHEQAVLEHTVQRLLRSTHEAFEIIVIVGHDDPETAAVAHRVAAGAPGRILVVTDHNEVKNKPRALNTALAYARGDVVGVFDAEDQVHPDLLEHVDHAFRATGADVVQGGVQLINFHSSWYSLHNCLEYFFWFRSRLHLHAKKGFIPLGGNTVFVRTDVLRGANGWDGTCLAEDCDLGVRLSSRGAKVVVAYDSTIVTREETPHSLPGLLKQRTRWHQGFLQVLRKGEWRRLPTLRQRILARYTLTSPFVQAFAGVVIPIGVAIALWAQLPVLVALVTFLPVLPMVATLMFQVIGLRDFGKEYDLRIRWHHYARLIIGAFPYAIVLAVAALRAVWREYTGRRNWELTSHVGAHLTEAAAA, from the coding sequence ATGGTTTTCGTCTCGGTGGTCCTCTCGGCGTTCGCCGTGGTCACCCTGTGGTGGACGATGCACGCCTGGCGTACGCCGGAGACCCTGGCCGCCACCCGGTTCGCACCGCCGGACGGCGAACAGCATCTGACGTTCTCCCTGCTCGTCCCGGCCCGGCACGAGCAGGCCGTACTGGAGCACACCGTGCAGCGGTTGCTGCGGTCCACCCACGAGGCGTTCGAGATCATCGTGATCGTCGGGCACGACGACCCGGAGACCGCCGCGGTGGCCCACCGGGTCGCGGCGGGGGCGCCGGGCCGGATCCTGGTGGTCACCGACCACAACGAGGTGAAGAACAAACCACGGGCACTGAACACCGCGCTGGCCTATGCGCGGGGTGACGTGGTCGGTGTTTTCGACGCCGAGGATCAGGTGCATCCCGACCTGCTGGAACACGTCGACCACGCATTCCGGGCGACCGGCGCCGACGTGGTTCAGGGCGGTGTTCAGCTGATCAATTTCCATTCCAGCTGGTACAGCCTGCACAACTGCCTGGAGTATTTCTTCTGGTTCCGCAGCCGGCTGCACCTGCACGCCAAGAAGGGTTTCATCCCGCTCGGCGGCAACACCGTGTTCGTGCGCACCGACGTGCTACGCGGCGCGAACGGCTGGGACGGCACCTGCCTGGCCGAGGACTGCGACCTCGGGGTGCGCCTGTCGAGCCGCGGGGCCAAGGTGGTGGTCGCCTACGACTCCACGATCGTCACCCGCGAGGAGACCCCGCACTCGCTGCCCGGCCTGCTCAAGCAGCGCACCCGGTGGCACCAGGGCTTCCTGCAGGTGCTGCGCAAGGGCGAGTGGCGGCGGCTGCCCACGCTGCGCCAGCGGATCCTCGCCCGCTACACGCTGACCAGCCCGTTCGTGCAGGCCTTCGCCGGCGTGGTGATCCCGATCGGGGTGGCGATCGCACTCTGGGCGCAGCTGCCCGTGCTGGTCGCCCTGGTCACCTTCCTGCCCGTGCTGCCGATGGTGGCCACCCTGATGTTCCAGGTGATCGGGCTGCGCGACTTCGGCAAGGAGTACGACTTGCGGATCCGTTGGCACCACTACGCCCGCCTGATCATCGGCGCTTTCCCGTACGCCATCGTGCTGGCCGTGGCGGCGCTGCGAGCCGTCTGGCGCGAATACACCGGCCGCCGCAACTGGGAACTCACCTCCCACGTCGGCGCGCACCTGACCGAGGCGGCGGCGGCATGA
- a CDS encoding glycosyltransferase family 39 protein, whose product MTTIDLARPAPVVPAAGSDVPPRHREGRADLAVALGLTAVIVALLTWNITGFPAASDDEGTYLAQAWAVQHGRGLAHYTYWYDHPPLAWVQLAGLAWLPKLLFPALTAVAAGRIAMLPVQAAGLLLVHLVSRRIGLPRWAAALALVTYGLSPLYLTMGRQIYLDAFAVVWMLGALALALSPRRHLWHFAAAGGAAAVAVLSKETIAVVLPAVVVALWQNAARSSTRPWAFGAFLSGLVLIGCFYPLYAVLRGELFPGPGHVSLIGAWEFQLGSRAGSGSVFSAGSGASSLLHSWLYYDSVLLIAGAVAAFAGLALRRVRPAALAGTILVLVALRPGGYLPAMYVVQVMPFFAIAIAGVIAWAVATLRPGRTRWRWAILGTAVALSLTVVVPRWYVGDHRALTTTDNAPYAQVAGYLHERLAGSQGGTIVVDDVLWLDCVDAGYPPDRVLWFYKVDLDSAVAERLPGGWRDVDYIVSTPAIRQDPNSLPTIRTLLTNSTVIASFGPPDGLIEIRRVAKEATS is encoded by the coding sequence ATGACCACGATCGACCTGGCCCGGCCCGCCCCGGTCGTCCCGGCAGCGGGCAGTGACGTACCGCCGCGACATCGCGAGGGACGAGCGGACCTGGCCGTGGCCCTCGGTCTGACCGCGGTGATCGTCGCTCTGCTGACCTGGAACATCACCGGTTTCCCGGCGGCCAGCGACGACGAGGGCACCTACCTGGCGCAGGCCTGGGCGGTGCAGCACGGCCGGGGTCTGGCGCACTACACCTACTGGTACGACCATCCGCCGCTGGCCTGGGTCCAGCTGGCCGGGCTCGCCTGGCTCCCGAAACTGCTCTTCCCGGCGCTGACCGCGGTCGCCGCCGGACGGATCGCGATGCTGCCGGTGCAGGCCGCCGGGCTGCTCCTGGTTCACCTGGTCAGCCGCCGGATCGGGCTGCCGCGCTGGGCGGCCGCGCTGGCGCTGGTCACCTACGGCCTGTCGCCGCTGTACCTGACCATGGGACGGCAGATCTACCTGGACGCGTTCGCCGTGGTGTGGATGCTCGGCGCGCTGGCCCTGGCGCTGTCCCCGCGCAGGCACCTGTGGCACTTCGCGGCGGCCGGCGGCGCGGCCGCGGTCGCCGTGCTGTCGAAGGAGACGATCGCCGTCGTCCTGCCGGCCGTGGTCGTGGCACTGTGGCAGAACGCGGCGCGCAGCTCCACCCGGCCGTGGGCGTTCGGCGCCTTCCTCAGCGGCCTCGTCCTCATCGGCTGCTTCTACCCGCTGTACGCGGTGCTGCGCGGCGAACTGTTCCCCGGCCCGGGGCACGTGTCGCTGATCGGCGCCTGGGAGTTCCAGCTGGGCTCCCGGGCCGGCTCGGGCAGCGTCTTCTCGGCCGGCTCGGGGGCGTCGTCGCTGCTGCACTCGTGGCTCTACTACGACTCGGTGCTGCTGATCGCCGGGGCGGTGGCCGCCTTCGCCGGGCTCGCGCTGCGGCGGGTCCGGCCGGCCGCGCTGGCCGGGACGATCCTGGTGCTGGTCGCGCTGCGGCCGGGCGGCTACCTGCCGGCCATGTACGTGGTGCAGGTGATGCCGTTCTTCGCGATCGCGATCGCCGGGGTGATCGCCTGGGCCGTCGCCACGCTGCGCCCCGGACGCACCCGGTGGCGGTGGGCGATCCTCGGCACCGCGGTGGCGCTGTCACTCACGGTGGTGGTCCCCCGCTGGTACGTCGGAGACCACCGGGCGCTGACCACGACCGACAACGCGCCGTACGCGCAGGTCGCCGGCTATCTCCACGAGCGGCTGGCCGGCTCGCAGGGCGGGACGATCGTGGTCGACGACGTGCTCTGGCTCGACTGTGTCGACGCCGGTTACCCGCCGGACAGGGTGCTCTGGTTCTACAAGGTGGACCTCGACTCGGCGGTCGCCGAGCGGCTGCCCGGCGGGTGGCGCGACGTCGACTACATCGTCTCGACACCGGCCATCCGGCAGGACCCGAACAGCCTGCCCACCATCCGGACCCTGCTGACGAACTCGACCGTGATCGCCTCGTTCGGCCCGCCGGACGGCCTGATCGAGATCCGCCGTGTGGCCAAGGAGGCAACGTCATGA
- a CDS encoding glycosyltransferase: MTLTVHTETAQPGRARATMRGTIGEPVVRTALRQTVVVPTFNERDNIATLLARLTAALPADQTEIVFVDDSTDDTPEVIREAAKTCPIPVTVHHREDGAGGLGGAVVEGMRRARGEWIVVMDADLQHPPEIVPGLVAAGVRDGADLVVGSRYAGGGNRDGLAGGYRRLVSGGSTVVTKLLFRTALLQVSDPMSGLFAIRTSSLEVGELRPLGYKILLELVVRNRPGRIVEVPYSFQPRHAGESKSSIAEGLRFLRHLGLLRFGAQRSRLLIFALIGLSGLLPNQAALWALNHLAGVHYLAAAVLANLVAVGWNFALTDTLLYRSRRAHRSLRSRLSRFFLLGNADLLLRIPLLALLVDGAHLGVLPANLVTLVVSFAARFLISDKVIYRARTLRPVPA; the protein is encoded by the coding sequence ATGACCCTCACCGTTCACACCGAGACGGCGCAGCCCGGGAGGGCGCGCGCGACGATGCGCGGGACCATCGGGGAGCCGGTGGTGCGGACCGCGCTGCGGCAGACCGTCGTGGTGCCGACCTTCAACGAGCGGGACAACATCGCCACCCTGCTCGCCCGCCTCACCGCAGCGCTGCCCGCCGACCAGACCGAGATCGTCTTCGTCGACGACAGCACCGACGACACCCCCGAGGTGATCCGGGAGGCGGCGAAGACCTGCCCGATCCCGGTGACCGTGCACCACCGGGAGGACGGTGCCGGCGGCCTCGGCGGCGCGGTCGTCGAGGGCATGCGACGGGCCCGCGGCGAATGGATCGTGGTGATGGACGCCGACCTGCAGCACCCGCCGGAGATCGTGCCCGGCCTGGTCGCGGCGGGCGTCCGGGACGGCGCCGACCTGGTCGTCGGCAGCCGGTACGCGGGCGGCGGCAACCGCGACGGGCTGGCCGGCGGATACCGGCGGCTCGTCTCCGGCGGCTCGACGGTCGTCACCAAGCTACTGTTCCGCACTGCGCTGCTGCAGGTCAGCGACCCGATGAGCGGCCTGTTCGCAATCCGCACCAGCTCCCTGGAGGTGGGCGAGCTGCGGCCGCTCGGCTACAAGATCCTGCTGGAGCTGGTGGTCCGCAACCGGCCCGGCCGGATCGTCGAGGTGCCGTACTCCTTCCAGCCGCGGCACGCCGGCGAGTCCAAGTCGTCGATCGCCGAGGGGCTGCGCTTCCTCCGGCACCTCGGGCTGCTGCGGTTCGGCGCCCAGCGCTCCCGGCTGCTGATCTTCGCGCTGATCGGCCTCTCCGGGCTGCTGCCCAACCAGGCCGCGCTGTGGGCGCTGAACCACCTGGCCGGGGTGCACTACCTGGCCGCGGCCGTACTCGCCAACCTGGTCGCGGTCGGGTGGAACTTCGCGCTGACCGACACGCTGCTCTACCGCTCCCGGCGGGCGCACCGCAGCCTCCGGAGCCGGCTCAGCCGGTTCTTCCTGCTCGGCAACGCCGACCTGCTGCTGCGCATCCCGCTGCTGGCGCTACTGGTCGACGGGGCGCATCTCGGCGTCCTGCCGGCGAACCTGGTCACGCTGGTGGTGTCGTTCGCGGCCCGGTTCCTCATCTCGGACAAGGTGATCTATCGGGCGCGCACCCTCCGGCCGGTGCCGGCGTGA
- a CDS encoding galactose oxidase early set domain-containing protein, with the protein MTVLRSYPRPWLSGTDRKRIGQALVVALLAVLAATVPAGPARASANLVANPGLENLDPAGFPVCWEKSGWGDQSFTFGVSSPGHTGATAMRISLATSPSGDRKAMMLENPSCAPTVTPGHQYDLSAWYTTSTANTVMTVFRHDLAQGWVYWTDLATLPVASAWTRKTVRTPQVPANTDQIVWGVTIYGVGTLQTDDYAMNDVTAPATGTSCSAGDACTKGVWQVSPFDSPVRGIHSVVLRNGDVLLVAGSGNNPDDFAAKTFTTAVYHPASGTFSSVATPADLFCSGHVQLPDGRVLIMGGNKAYPAADGSHGYEGLRSSYVFDPATDSYTRVDDMTAGSWYPSATVLGNGDVISLGGLGEDSSGTVATQYFSNAQQRWLGLGEAHQTWAFWGLYPSMILLQDGRLFYTGSHVFGNGLPGTGASIYDYGANTITAVSGLRNKDERDQSTSVLLPPAQDQKVLTLGGGNINTNVDANRLTDIIDLKQANPVYAAGPALPAAKMYVSAVLLPDGKVFETGGGLHNRADPVYEASMYDPATATFTAGMATDPVPRTYHSSAFLLPDGRVMAVGDNPGDGTFDMRLSVYSPPYLFRGARPQILAMPDNRWAYGSSHTITVDGPILKAELIRPEAVTHSSDPNQRFVDLPMSVNGTTIGLNLTSNPNIAPPGWYMLFVVGTNGVPSVAQWVHVG; encoded by the coding sequence GTGACGGTGCTCAGGTCGTACCCCAGGCCGTGGTTGAGCGGGACGGACCGCAAGCGCATCGGCCAAGCGCTCGTCGTCGCCCTCCTCGCGGTGCTCGCCGCTACGGTCCCGGCAGGGCCGGCGCGGGCGAGCGCCAACCTGGTCGCCAACCCCGGCCTGGAGAACCTCGACCCGGCCGGCTTCCCGGTGTGCTGGGAGAAGTCCGGCTGGGGTGATCAGAGCTTCACCTTCGGGGTGAGCAGCCCCGGCCACACCGGCGCCACCGCCATGCGGATCAGCCTCGCCACCTCGCCCAGCGGGGACCGCAAGGCGATGATGCTGGAGAACCCGTCGTGCGCGCCGACCGTCACGCCGGGACACCAGTACGACCTGTCCGCCTGGTACACGACGAGCACCGCGAACACCGTGATGACCGTGTTCCGGCACGACTTGGCGCAGGGGTGGGTGTACTGGACCGATCTGGCGACGCTGCCGGTGGCCTCGGCCTGGACGCGGAAGACCGTGCGCACGCCGCAGGTGCCCGCGAACACCGACCAGATCGTCTGGGGCGTGACCATCTACGGCGTCGGCACACTGCAGACCGACGACTACGCGATGAACGACGTGACCGCGCCGGCGACCGGCACCTCGTGCAGTGCCGGGGACGCCTGCACCAAGGGCGTGTGGCAGGTGTCGCCGTTCGACTCGCCGGTCCGGGGCATCCACTCGGTGGTGCTGCGCAACGGGGACGTACTGCTGGTCGCCGGGTCGGGGAACAACCCGGACGACTTCGCGGCGAAGACCTTCACAACCGCGGTCTACCACCCGGCGAGCGGCACGTTCAGCAGCGTGGCGACCCCGGCCGACCTGTTCTGCTCGGGGCATGTGCAGCTGCCCGACGGACGGGTGTTGATCATGGGCGGGAACAAGGCCTATCCGGCGGCCGACGGCAGCCACGGGTACGAGGGTCTGCGGAGCTCGTACGTCTTCGACCCGGCCACCGACAGCTACACCCGGGTCGACGACATGACCGCGGGATCCTGGTATCCGTCGGCGACCGTCCTGGGCAACGGGGATGTCATCTCGCTGGGCGGCCTCGGGGAGGACTCGTCCGGCACGGTGGCGACGCAGTACTTCTCGAATGCCCAGCAGCGGTGGCTGGGTCTGGGCGAGGCGCACCAGACGTGGGCCTTCTGGGGGCTGTACCCGTCGATGATCCTGCTGCAGGACGGGCGGCTCTTCTACACCGGCAGTCACGTCTTCGGGAACGGGTTGCCGGGCACCGGGGCGTCGATCTACGACTACGGCGCGAACACCATCACTGCGGTGAGTGGGCTGCGGAACAAGGACGAGCGCGACCAGTCGACGAGTGTGCTGCTGCCGCCCGCGCAGGACCAGAAGGTGCTCACCCTGGGCGGCGGCAACATCAACACCAATGTGGACGCCAACCGGCTCACCGACATCATCGATCTGAAACAGGCGAATCCGGTGTACGCGGCGGGGCCCGCACTGCCGGCCGCAAAGATGTACGTGTCGGCGGTGCTGCTGCCGGACGGGAAGGTGTTCGAGACCGGCGGAGGCCTGCACAACCGGGCCGATCCGGTCTACGAGGCCTCGATGTACGACCCGGCCACCGCCACGTTCACCGCCGGCATGGCGACCGACCCGGTGCCACGCACGTATCACTCGTCGGCGTTCCTGCTGCCGGACGGCCGGGTGATGGCGGTGGGCGACAACCCGGGGGACGGGACGTTCGACATGCGGCTGTCGGTCTACTCGCCGCCGTATCTGTTCCGCGGGGCGCGGCCGCAGATCCTGGCCATGCCCGACAACCGGTGGGCATACGGGTCCAGCCACACGATCACGGTGGACGGCCCGATCCTGAAGGCGGAACTGATCCGGCCCGAGGCCGTGACGCACTCCAGCGACCCGAACCAGCGGTTCGTCGACCTGCCGATGTCGGTGAACGGGACCACGATCGGGCTGAACCTGACGTCGAACCCGAACATCGCGCCGCCCGGCTGGTACATGCTGTTCGTGGTGGGGACGAACGGGGTGCCGTCGGTGGCGCAGTGGGTGCACGTCGGATGA
- a CDS encoding glucose/sorbosone family PQQ-dependent dehydrogenase, whose protein sequence is MRGLLLAASTAVLLTCSPTVPAAGGFAMRVLAAGLRNPWEVLTGPDGWLWVTERSGHRVLRIDPGTGATRVAGTVTEAVGGTRGQDGLLGMALRLPDVYLAYSYDADPSAGMREQFKISDFRYDASTGTLRHHADLLTGLPASPDHDAGRLVLGEDDKLYYTIGDQGNDQLDRFCLRNRARDLPAGPRDRSAYQGKVLRLDRDGTVPADNPVLGGVRTHVWSYGHRNPQGLVFGHGRLYSSEQGPKTDDEINQIRPGGDYGWPRVAGRRDDKAYRYADWSASAPAPCSSLTYSDYTIPPSVPTYTETGFTSPAYTDPLRTIGTVPDGYDFRDARCTGAANMCWPTVAPSSLDFYDAPGIPAWRGSLLMPALKDGTVYRIPPGGAGDPVAELHTVDRYRDVAISPDGRTVFVATDPSGTTLGRDGRPTTNLEHPGAILAYHHTAPS, encoded by the coding sequence GTGCGCGGACTTCTGCTGGCGGCGTCGACCGCCGTCCTGCTGACCTGCTCCCCCACGGTGCCCGCGGCGGGCGGCTTCGCGATGCGGGTGCTCGCCGCCGGCCTACGGAACCCCTGGGAGGTGCTGACCGGGCCGGACGGCTGGCTCTGGGTGACCGAGCGCAGCGGGCACCGGGTGCTGCGCATCGACCCGGGAACCGGCGCCACCAGGGTGGCCGGCACCGTCACCGAAGCGGTCGGGGGCACGCGGGGGCAGGACGGCCTGCTCGGCATGGCGCTGCGGTTGCCGGACGTCTACCTCGCCTACAGCTACGACGCCGACCCGTCCGCCGGCATGCGGGAGCAATTCAAGATCTCCGATTTCCGGTACGACGCCTCGACCGGCACGCTGCGCCACCACGCCGACCTGCTGACCGGACTGCCGGCCAGCCCGGATCACGACGCCGGTCGGCTCGTGCTGGGCGAGGACGACAAGCTCTACTACACGATCGGCGACCAGGGCAACGACCAGCTCGACCGGTTCTGCCTGCGGAACCGGGCTCGCGACCTGCCGGCCGGGCCACGGGACCGGTCCGCCTACCAGGGCAAGGTGCTCCGGCTCGACCGGGACGGCACGGTTCCGGCCGACAATCCGGTGCTCGGCGGCGTACGCACGCATGTCTGGTCCTACGGCCACCGCAATCCGCAGGGCCTGGTCTTCGGGCACGGCCGGCTGTACTCCAGCGAACAGGGCCCGAAAACCGACGACGAGATCAACCAGATCCGCCCGGGCGGGGACTACGGTTGGCCGCGGGTCGCCGGCCGCCGCGACGACAAGGCCTACCGGTACGCCGACTGGTCCGCTTCGGCGCCGGCGCCGTGCTCCTCGCTGACCTACAGCGACTACACGATCCCGCCCTCGGTGCCCACCTACACCGAGACCGGCTTCACCAGCCCGGCGTACACCGATCCGCTGCGCACCATCGGCACCGTGCCCGACGGCTACGATTTCCGCGACGCACGCTGCACCGGCGCCGCGAACATGTGCTGGCCCACCGTGGCACCGTCGAGCCTGGACTTCTACGACGCCCCGGGCATCCCGGCCTGGCGCGGGTCGCTGCTGATGCCGGCCCTCAAGGACGGCACGGTGTACCGGATCCCGCCCGGCGGCGCCGGCGACCCGGTCGCCGAACTGCACACCGTCGACCGCTACCGGGACGTCGCGATCAGCCCGGACGGCCGCACCGTCTTCGTCGCCACCGACCCGTCCGGAACCACCCTCGGCCGCGACGGCCGGCCCACGACGAACCTGGAGCACCCGGGCGCCATCCTCGCCTACCACCACACCGCACCCTCCTGA
- a CDS encoding IS5 family transposase (programmed frameshift), with translation MSKAWVVDDELWKLIEPVLPAWPARAPGPRPVPDRLCLQGILFVLHTGIGWEDLPQELGFGSGMTCWRRLQRWTEAGVFDQVHQILLDKLNAANRIDWSRAAIDASHIDAKKGGAGTGPSPVNRGKPGSKHHLICDGNGTPIYVLTSGANVPDIKRALDLLDCYPPIAGRLGRPRRRFAALLADKAYSSAAFRQACRERGTEPLIPKPKATGIKGLGKLRYVVEQTFALLHQFRRLAVRWERRLDIHDGFVSLACVLICWRRLINWTDQRSC, from the exons GTGAGCAAGGCCTGGGTCGTCGATGACGAGTTGTGGAAGCTGATCGAGCCGGTGCTGCCTGCTTGGCCAGCGAGGGCGCCGGGACCGCGGCCGGTGCCGGACCGGCTGTGCTTGCAGGGCATCCTGTTCGTCCTGCACACCGGGATCGGCTGGGAGGACCTGCCGCAGGAGCTCGGGTTCGGCTCGGGGATGACCTGCTGGCGCAGGCTGCAGCGGTGGACCGAGGCAGGCGTGTTCGACCAGGTCCACCAGATACTGCTGGACAAGCTGAACGCGGCGAACCGGATCGACTGGTCGAGAGCGGCGATTGACGCCAGTCACATCGACGCTA AAAAAGGGGGTGCCGGGACAGGCCCGTCGCCGGTCAACCGGGGCAAGCCCGGCTCCAAGCACCACCTGATCTGCGACGGCAACGGCACCCCGATCTACGTGCTGACCAGCGGCGCGAACGTACCTGACATCAAACGTGCCCTGGATCTGCTCGACTGCTACCCGCCGATCGCCGGCAGGCTGGGCCGGCCTCGGCGCCGGTTCGCGGCGCTGCTGGCTGACAAGGCCTACAGCAGTGCGGCGTTCCGCCAGGCCTGCCGTGAACGTGGCACCGAACCCCTCATCCCCAAACCGAAGGCCACCGGGATCAAGGGCCTCGGCAAGCTCCGGTACGTCGTCGAGCAGACCTTCGCTCTGCTGCATCAGTTCCGCCGATTGGCTGTTCGCTGGGAGCGCCGCCTCGACATCCACGACGGCTTCGTCAGCCTTGCCTGCGTCCTGATCTGCTGGCGCAGATTGATCAATTGGACCGATCAGAGATCGTGTTAG
- a CDS encoding WD40 repeat domain-containing protein, which yields MDDAVIAWERPARRLRPALRVDVEGAEVVAVVTGGDGRTLLAVAGGDGPPAVVSLWDTATGERVGEPLTHPAEAVLAMVALPGLLAVAYADADGPLVQVWRPASGERVGAPLPGPFDGSGLAAVSVPDGRHLLAVVEEVAGTLRLWDPATGDPVAGPWPPGIWAVTAAKTSDGRPLLLTLHGDDSQAVVRSWDPLTGDPLGQVLRTRHDEAHPHRLVALPQPDGRLILAVSRGDEDDGLVTRLWDAATGRRIGGPIEGAGPLAVPGPVPLLAAGGGLWDPGSGRRVGDAGTNGVPRPVAAVPGDPTLLAGPGPDGTLWLWDPAETPPLPDAERVGPVDLLAPVTLPGGRTVLTTGVRFWDVLTGEPARAPLTGHAGAVTAVASASLPDGRLVLVTCDQAGTIRSRDPVTGKLLAEVPAARSHVVRSMAPIVMPDGRTLLAVGNDVNVLRLRDPETGASASDMFTRLDRPPLRAVAAVPMPDGRTLLAASNATPARGGSWAARLWDPVTGLPVGDPFAERAPVWSLAATPAGHDRVLLAVGTADGTVQVHDVVSREVLGELPGRHPCLLTDAGGGQVLAVARRDEVELRDPLDWRRLSSHRMGSKVLTLAAAGSRLAIGCAEGLAVLTVA from the coding sequence ATGGACGACGCGGTGATCGCCTGGGAGCGGCCGGCCCGCAGGCTGCGGCCGGCACTCCGGGTCGACGTGGAGGGTGCCGAGGTGGTGGCCGTCGTCACCGGCGGCGACGGCCGCACCCTGCTGGCGGTCGCCGGCGGGGACGGGCCGCCCGCGGTCGTGTCGCTGTGGGACACGGCGACCGGCGAGCGGGTCGGCGAGCCGCTGACCCACCCGGCGGAGGCGGTCCTGGCGATGGTGGCGCTGCCCGGCCTCCTCGCGGTCGCCTACGCCGACGCCGACGGTCCGCTGGTGCAGGTGTGGCGCCCGGCATCGGGTGAGCGGGTCGGCGCGCCCCTGCCCGGCCCGTTCGACGGGTCGGGCCTGGCGGCGGTTTCGGTTCCGGACGGCCGTCACCTGCTCGCCGTCGTCGAGGAGGTGGCGGGCACGCTGCGACTGTGGGACCCGGCCACCGGCGATCCGGTGGCCGGTCCGTGGCCGCCGGGCATCTGGGCGGTGACGGCGGCGAAAACCTCGGACGGCCGTCCCCTGCTGCTGACCCTGCACGGCGACGACAGCCAGGCGGTGGTCCGCTCCTGGGATCCGCTGACCGGGGATCCGCTGGGCCAGGTGCTGCGTACCCGGCACGACGAGGCCCACCCGCATCGGCTGGTGGCCCTGCCGCAACCGGACGGCCGGCTGATCCTGGCGGTGTCCCGAGGGGACGAGGACGACGGTCTCGTCACCCGGCTGTGGGACGCGGCCACCGGCCGGCGGATCGGCGGCCCGATCGAGGGTGCCGGCCCACTGGCCGTGCCCGGCCCGGTTCCGTTGCTGGCCGCCGGGGGCGGGCTGTGGGATCCGGGTTCCGGCCGCCGGGTCGGTGACGCCGGCACGAACGGCGTCCCGCGGCCGGTGGCGGCAGTGCCCGGTGACCCCACCCTGCTGGCCGGGCCGGGCCCGGACGGCACCCTGTGGCTGTGGGATCCGGCGGAGACACCACCGCTGCCCGACGCCGAACGGGTCGGCCCGGTGGACCTGCTGGCGCCGGTGACGCTGCCCGGCGGCCGCACGGTGCTGACCACCGGCGTCCGCTTCTGGGACGTGCTCACCGGCGAACCCGCCCGCGCTCCCCTGACCGGGCACGCCGGGGCTGTCACCGCCGTGGCGTCGGCATCCCTGCCGGACGGCCGGCTCGTGCTGGTGACCTGCGACCAGGCCGGCACCATCCGCTCCCGGGACCCGGTGACCGGCAAGCTCCTCGCCGAGGTGCCCGCGGCCCGCTCGCACGTGGTCCGCTCGATGGCGCCGATCGTCATGCCGGACGGGCGCACCCTGCTCGCCGTCGGCAACGACGTGAACGTCCTGCGGCTGCGCGATCCGGAGACCGGGGCCAGTGCCAGCGACATGTTCACCCGGCTCGACCGGCCGCCGCTGCGGGCGGTCGCGGCGGTGCCGATGCCGGACGGCCGCACGCTGCTGGCCGCGAGCAACGCCACGCCGGCACGCGGCGGCAGCTGGGCGGCCCGGCTGTGGGATCCGGTCACCGGGCTGCCGGTCGGCGACCCGTTCGCCGAGCGGGCGCCGGTGTGGTCGCTGGCCGCGACACCGGCCGGGCACGACCGTGTACTGCTGGCGGTCGGCACCGCCGACGGCACGGTCCAGGTCCACGACGTCGTCAGCCGGGAGGTCCTCGGCGAGCTACCCGGCCGGCACCCGTGCCTGCTCACCGACGCCGGCGGCGGGCAGGTGCTGGCCGTCGCCCGCCGGGACGAGGTCGAGTTGCGGGATCCGCTGGACTGGCGCCGCCTGAGCTCGCACCGGATGGGCAGCAAGGTGCTCACCCTGGCCGCGGCCGGCTCCCGGCTGGCGATCGGATGTGCCGAGGGCCTCGCCGTGCTGACGGTCGCATGA